In bacterium, the genomic stretch TTCGAGTTTGACGAGGCCTTCATCACGCAGGGGGACCCGCTCTCGCCCTTCAAGTTGCCGGTGGTACCTGGGTTACAAACATTCCCGCAGTTGCCGGGAGTGTTTGATGATGCGCTTCCGGATGGGTGGGGGCGTTTGTTGATGGACAGGTTCCTGCGTCAGAGAGGGGCCTCGTCGGCAGCCTTTACCGAGTTGGACCGCTTGGCATGGATGGGAGAGAGTGCCCTTGGCGCGCTCTCCTTCCATCCTTCTTCACGAGAGTCAGATGAGGGTGTGAAGGGGGGGGAACTGGGGCGGTTGGCGAGGGAGGCTCAAGCCGTGTTGGAAGGGGACGCCGCAGTTGTTTTGCCTGAACTCCTGCAGGCCGGTGGCTCACCCGGCGGGGCACGGCCAAAAGTGCTGGCCGGGGTCTGTGGTGGAGACCTTGTTACGGGGCCGGAGCCGTATCCCGGAGGGTATGCCCCGTGGTTGGTTAAATTTTTTGCGAGGACTGACTCACCGGATACGGGAGCGGTGGAGGCGGCTTACGCCCTCATGGCCCGGGCGGCGGGAATTTCATTTCCGGAGCACAGGCTGTTCGAGGTTCGGGAGGGCCGCTTTTTTGGCGTCAGGAGGTTTGACCGGGAGGGGCCGCGGCGCATTCACATGCACAGTCTGGGGAACCTGACCGGAGCCAACTTCCGCCTGCCCTGTTTTGATTATCAGGATATCCACAAAGTGGTGCGCCTTTTAACGGGGAATATGGGGGAGGTTCGGAAGATTTACCGGCTGATGGTTTTCAACGTGCTGGCTCACAACCGGGATGACCATGTGAAGAATTTCGCTTTTCTTTACAAGCCGGAGGAGGGGTGGATGCTGGCCCCGGGGTTTGACCTGACCTTTACCGAAGGGCCCGGTGGTGAACACACGACGTCGGTTTGCGGAGAAGGACGGGCACCCGGTCAGGAGCAGTTCCGCCGTGTTGCAGCAGGGGCCGGTATTGGCGCACCCGAAGCCGCGCAGATCGAGGACGAGGTTCGTGCGGCTGTAAAACGGTGGCCCTCCTTTGCACGGGATTGTGGTGTGCTCAAGCCGACCCTGGATCGGATCGGGAAAATCCTGTTAGCAGGATAGAAAAGCCATTAGGTATTCAGTTCAACAGGGCTGATTTTTTTCTTTGAGTGCGACAGAACGTCAGGCTGTCGCGTAGCCGGTTTTCCGCTGGGCCGAAGAGATAGCAGAGCCAATCCTGAAAGGCTTTCCCGTGATAGCGTTTTGAGAAATGCGTCTGGATCCGACGTCGTAGCGTGATGATCTCTTTCTCGCATCGTTCATGATCTTGAATTAAGCGTTGCCACTGGAGGGGTGGAAGGCGCCGGGAGGCGCCGAACCAGACGCTTTCCTCGCAGGCAAAGGCGCATTTGCGCTGGAGTTCCAGTGTCATGACCATGAGGGTGAGACTTTGCCATTCATAACGATGGGTTTTAATACGGGGCAGCCAGCGCCGGATGATTTCGAGGATCGGTTTCCCTGGCGCTGATCCCTCCCGGAATTGACTGATGCTCCAGAGGAGCTTTTCAAGCGGTTTGTCCGGGATGCCGCTCCAGAATTGAGGCGGCCTTGCGCCCATGAGTTGGGTGCAACTGGTGATGGAGGGCCAGCAGAGATCAATATTGAAATTCGGGGGACTGAACGAATTACCGCGAGCCCAGGAGGTCACACAGAGGCCCATTTGACGGTTTCTGTGGATAGCCTGACTCCACGCCTCGATATTTTCAAACCGCTTCCGGAACGAGGGGAGCACGGCCCCGTCGGCGCTGACCCGGCCCGCTGCGGCGCCGATGACACGGAATCCAAGCTTGGTGAAATAGTCTACCTGCCACAGCGTCTTGAAGCGTCCGTTCCGATAATAAGGTTTGATGACACGCCTGATGTCCTGGGGCAAATCCTCTACAAACTTGGTGTCCTGATGAATCATTCCCCCATGGCCATTCTGGGCCTCCAGAGCCGTTTTCCGCCCGATCCGAGGCCCAAGGATCTGCCCCTGCTGCATCCACTCACCCCGTGCGGTGTAGTCCCAAGGCATAAGGATGATACGATCTTTGAACCGAGCCAAAGGGTTGTCCACCTGGAAGTGGTTTTCTATCATATCGGTGAATATAATCGGGGTTTTGCCGAACTTTTCCACCCAATCGCATAACTCTTCCAAGTACTCCATAAAAACGGGAAGGACGGCTCCCCGTTTTCGGACAAGAGAACTTTCGTTCAGATGCCGAGCTTCATCCATGCCCAGATGAATGAAGCGGCTATCAGGATGGGCTTCTATGACCTGGCGCAGCATTTCCCGGATAAACGCCCTTGCCTTGGGTTTGTCCAACCGCAGGGTAGAGGGATATTCCTGGTTTTGAGCGAATCCCGCATAACATTTCCATCTCAACAGGTACTCAAGATGTCCCAGGCACTGCTGCAGGGGGATGATTTCAATACCACACTGGTTCGCTTCCGTTATGAATGCCGTGAGCGATGCGGTTGTGAAAGCCGTTTTGGGATCCCAGGCCACACGCACAGGTGGGGTAAAGGGAAAGGTATCCTCGTATTCCACGAGAACCTTGTTAATTCCCTGCCCGGCTAAATCTGCGAGCAGTTGCGGAATGTGGTTAGATCGAATCTGGACGCCCTTGAGATCCAAATGGTAGGCGATAATAGGCGGCGTCATAGTGGTTTTGTCCGGTCGCATGGCGTGCTCCTGCTCATAACTGTCATTCGTAATATCAATACGCTATGTATATGCGGATTGCAATAGATAATAGTATATTGTCTTACGACGGTGGTTGTGCTATTTTGAAACAACAAATCGATGGAATGGACCAATATGCAATTAGCGGGAATTTTCGGGGATCACATGGTGTTGCAACGTGGAATCCCGTTGCCGGTATGGGGGTGGGGTGAACCGGGGGAGGCGGTGATCGTTCTCCTCGCGGGGCATGTTGAGAGTGCCATTGTCGGTGTGAGCGGGGCGTGGCGGATGACGCTTCCGGCCTTGGAGGCGGGTGGTCCGTTTGAACTGGTGGTCTCCGCGACCAGAGAGATCCGTGTCCGCGATATCATGGTCGGTGAAGTCTGGATCTGTTCAGGTCAATCTAACATGGAGATGGGCGTCCGTGATGCCGCTGATGGTGTAAACGAAGTGACGGCGGCCGACCAGCCTGGCATTCGCCTTTTTACCGTCCCCAAGCAGGCGAAAATTGCGCCGACTTCCGATGTCACGGCGGCCTGGTCGGTGTGTGGTCCGGATACCGTGGGCTCATTTTCCGCAACCGCCTACTATTTCGGGCGGGAACTTCAGCGTGCGCTCGGCGTCCCCATTGGCTTGATCAATTCCTCCTGGGGCGGAACCCGGATTGAAGCGTGGACCAGCCGGGATGCGCTTCTCGGAATTGAGGAGTGCCGGGAGGAACTACTGACGTATGAGCGGATCCAGACGGATCCCGTCGCCTTGGCGGAAGAGCACGCCCAACGCTTGTTGGAGCGTAAGGACTGGGAGGAAGCGAATCTCCCGAAGGATACAGGTAACTCAGGCTACACCCTGGGATGGGCGGCCCCGGAGTGGGATCAGACCGGTTGGGGAAAAATGAACCTGCCCGGGTACTGGCAACCTGCCGGGCATCCGATCAGTGGCGTATTTTGGTTCCGCCGTGAAGTGGTAGTCACGGAAGCGGATGCAGGGCGTGACCTGCTTCTCAGTCTTGGGCCAATCGACAAGACCGATGTCACCTATTTCAATGGGGAGGAGATCGGACGCATCGGCAAGGACACGCCGTCTTTCTGGTCCGTTGCCCGTCAGTATCGGGTGCCTGGCCGGTTGGTGCAGGTCGGTCGGAATGTGATCGCCGTACGCGTCATGTCCGATTGCTATGCCGGCGGGTTTGGCGGCCGGGCCGAAGCCCTGCGGCTTACGACGCTGGATGAGACCCGGACGATTGCGCGCCTGGTTGGGCCTTGGCGCTACCGGATTGAACAGGATTTCGGGGAGATCCTGCGGCCGCGTGAACCGTTTGCGCCTTTTGGAGACGGTAATCCCAACAGCCCCACGATTTTATATCAGGGGATGATCTCCCCCGTTGCCCCCTTCGGTTTGCGGGGCGCCATCTGGTATCAAGGCGAATCGAATTCCGAGGCCCCCGGCCGCTATCGTCAGCAATTGCCCGCGCTCATCCGCGACTGGCGTGCCATGTGGAATCAGGCGTCTTTTGCATTTCTCTTTGTGCAGTTGCCGAACTATGGGTTCAGGGATGAACAGGGGCGGAGTTCCTGGGCCGAGATTCGTGAAGCCCAATCGATGGCCCTTGCGCTACCTGAGACGGGCATGGCTGTCACCATCGACATTGGAGATGAGTCAAATATTCATCCGCAGAACAAACAGGATGTCGGGCGACGGCTGGCGCTATCCGCCCTCGGGGGTGTTTACCAGCGAAGGGATATTGTTGCGTGTGGCCCCTTGTTCAAGTCGTGTTCATTCCGGGGTAACGAAGCGCACATTGTTTTTACGCATACCGGGAGCGGGTTGGTCGCGAAGGAGGGCGGTCTCCATGGATTTACCATGGCCGGGGAAGATCGCCGGTTTATTCCGGCTAACGCGGTAATCGGGCTCGATGGAGTCGCTGTCTCCAGCACGGCTGTCCCGCATCCCGTGGCCGTGCGCTATGCCTGGGCCAACAACCCGGCTGCGACTCTATTTAATCAGGCGGGTCTACCCGCATCACCGTTCAGAACTGATGATTGGATGCCATGATGAAAAGAATGAGAATATTATGAACAACCGAACCTATTGCAATCCGTTGGCATTACCTGATTACCCCCGTGGGAAA encodes the following:
- a CDS encoding sialate O-acetylesterase, encoding MQLAGIFGDHMVLQRGIPLPVWGWGEPGEAVIVLLAGHVESAIVGVSGAWRMTLPALEAGGPFELVVSATREIRVRDIMVGEVWICSGQSNMEMGVRDAADGVNEVTAADQPGIRLFTVPKQAKIAPTSDVTAAWSVCGPDTVGSFSATAYYFGRELQRALGVPIGLINSSWGGTRIEAWTSRDALLGIEECREELLTYERIQTDPVALAEEHAQRLLERKDWEEANLPKDTGNSGYTLGWAAPEWDQTGWGKMNLPGYWQPAGHPISGVFWFRREVVVTEADAGRDLLLSLGPIDKTDVTYFNGEEIGRIGKDTPSFWSVARQYRVPGRLVQVGRNVIAVRVMSDCYAGGFGGRAEALRLTTLDETRTIARLVGPWRYRIEQDFGEILRPREPFAPFGDGNPNSPTILYQGMISPVAPFGLRGAIWYQGESNSEAPGRYRQQLPALIRDWRAMWNQASFAFLFVQLPNYGFRDEQGRSSWAEIREAQSMALALPETGMAVTIDIGDESNIHPQNKQDVGRRLALSALGGVYQRRDIVACGPLFKSCSFRGNEAHIVFTHTGSGLVAKEGGLHGFTMAGEDRRFIPANAVIGLDGVAVSSTAVPHPVAVRYAWANNPAATLFNQAGLPASPFRTDDWMP
- a CDS encoding type II toxin-antitoxin system HipA family toxin — its product is MKRLTVRYHRAPGQVIPVGELAEDRGRYFFEFDEAFITQGDPLSPFKLPVVPGLQTFPQLPGVFDDALPDGWGRLLMDRFLRQRGASSAAFTELDRLAWMGESALGALSFHPSSRESDEGVKGGELGRLAREAQAVLEGDAAVVLPELLQAGGSPGGARPKVLAGVCGGDLVTGPEPYPGGYAPWLVKFFARTDSPDTGAVEAAYALMARAAGISFPEHRLFEVREGRFFGVRRFDREGPRRIHMHSLGNLTGANFRLPCFDYQDIHKVVRLLTGNMGEVRKIYRLMVFNVLAHNRDDHVKNFAFLYKPEEGWMLAPGFDLTFTEGPGGEHTTSVCGEGRAPGQEQFRRVAAGAGIGAPEAAQIEDEVRAAVKRWPSFARDCGVLKPTLDRIGKILLAG
- a CDS encoding family 20 glycosylhydrolase: MRPDKTTMTPPIIAYHLDLKGVQIRSNHIPQLLADLAGQGINKVLVEYEDTFPFTPPVRVAWDPKTAFTTASLTAFITEANQCGIEIIPLQQCLGHLEYLLRWKCYAGFAQNQEYPSTLRLDKPKARAFIREMLRQVIEAHPDSRFIHLGMDEARHLNESSLVRKRGAVLPVFMEYLEELCDWVEKFGKTPIIFTDMIENHFQVDNPLARFKDRIILMPWDYTARGEWMQQGQILGPRIGRKTALEAQNGHGGMIHQDTKFVEDLPQDIRRVIKPYYRNGRFKTLWQVDYFTKLGFRVIGAAAGRVSADGAVLPSFRKRFENIEAWSQAIHRNRQMGLCVTSWARGNSFSPPNFNIDLCWPSITSCTQLMGARPPQFWSGIPDKPLEKLLWSISQFREGSAPGKPILEIIRRWLPRIKTHRYEWQSLTLMVMTLELQRKCAFACEESVWFGASRRLPPLQWQRLIQDHERCEKEIITLRRRIQTHFSKRYHGKAFQDWLCYLFGPAENRLRDSLTFCRTQRKKSALLN